The Gossypium hirsutum isolate 1008001.06 chromosome D03, Gossypium_hirsutum_v2.1, whole genome shotgun sequence genomic interval AAGGGTAAAGGGAAGGGAGGGAGATAGGAGAAAGGAGAGTAGGGATGACGGCTATTGGCTTTTAAAGATTGCAAAATGTGAgagaaacaaaatatttatacaacACTAAAAAAGGTACCCACCGTAAATCGTATAACAGGAGATGCCTCCGGAGATCTTAATCCAACAAACAGATACTACTATGCAAGATCTATGATTGTCATGCATAAAAGTTCATCTATTATCTGAAAAAACACTATAATAAacaccaaaattaaaattaaaaattctccattattaaactacacaaaataacaaaaaaaaaaccataaaacgAAGCCGATAACAAAAATAACTCTATATTATTTTCACCATCAATCAACCCCAAGAATTATCAAAAGCAGCTGAAGTAATCGCATTCGAGAATTCTTCAAAGCTAATCATCCCATCCCCATCGGTATCGGCTTCCTTAATCATCCCCGTCAATTCCTCCACCGTCAACGCATGTCCCAACTTCGCCATCGAATGAGCCAACTCAGCGGCGGTGATATATCCATTACCATCCCTATCGAACATCTTAAACAATTGTTTCAATTGTTCTTCACTGTAAGGCGATTTCTCCGATAACAGTTCCGGCGCCATCAGTGAAACAAACTCCGAGAATTCAACTAACCCATTATTGTTCGTATCGGCTTTGTGTATTAACGCTTCAACTTGATCGGAACTCGGGTTTAGACCCAAAGATCGTAAGAGTGAACCGAGTTCGAGTTGAGTTAAACTACCGTCGTTGTTTCGATCAAATGAACGGAAGATTTCACGTAGTTCACCGATTTGTTCGTCGTTTAGCTTGGTTGGTTCTTCCTTGTCGCTCATGTTCTAAAAACCTTAAAagaaaacaagaacaaagaaagtCAAACTAAGTGGAAGAACATGAAAGAGTGTTGTAAGAGAATTGAAGATTGGTTTTTGAAAATCGATATTAATGTTGTTCCTCCATTTTTGATGGATCTGCTTTTACTTTGCTTACCGGTGACTAACCCAAATACCGGATCATTATAAAACTAACAGAAAAATTATTGGAATAAATGGAAAAGCCTTTCTAGGtcaatcattatttttttattattattaaaattttgagataATTCTACCAAACATCCTCAAAATAAGATCTTATTTTAAATTGTTCTCTAAATTTTAgaatattctaattacatccttAAATTATCGATGTTATAT includes:
- the LOC107938561 gene encoding probable calcium-binding protein CML11, with product MSDKEEPTKLNDEQIGELREIFRSFDRNNDGSLTQLELGSLLRSLGLNPSSDQVEALIHKADTNNNGLVEFSEFVSLMAPELLSEKSPYSEEQLKQLFKMFDRDGNGYITAAELAHSMAKLGHALTVEELTGMIKEADTDGDGMISFEEFSNAITSAAFDNSWG